The genomic interval TCTAACGGCCTCTAACATATAGCCCCTTCTTACCATTTTCTATCAAATCAACTCATTCACGAGAAACCAATATACAAATCCCATTTATTAAATACAGGATTATAAAGTTGTTCTATGATAAACAATCACTACATTTTATAATCTTTGTCCGGCCAATTGGAATGACATGTATGGTGGGATTAGAAGTGTCTGGATGTAATGGGCAGATGATTCCACAATGATGTAGATTATCGagttgacatatatatatatatatatatatatatatatatttatgatgtgATTGGAGACCTTTGTATGTGATTTTAAACACTTAGATGCATGAACAATGACGTGGACTATCGAGTGACATATATTTAGGCAAACCATACAAAACTTGCAAACAAAAAATGGATTCATGTTACAACTTCCTTGGTTGAAATTACAAGCTCGGTATGATCTTTACACTCTTTTATTTCACACCTCAATTTTTGGCGGCTTAATTGACAAGATGGTTTATTcgcaaaaataaagaagaaaacgcATAATACAAGGGCTTGAGATCAAGATCTCCTGTAGTATTCTGACGTAAACACTTTCTACAATTCGAAAAATATTGATACACATGTAAACTCTACTATCATTAATGGCGGAATTCACTTTGTTCATTGGCGGCATTTAATGCTATAAGGTCCACAAAATATGTCTGTTTATGTTCGAATCCTCTTTAAATTGTAGAAAGTATTTGGGTCAAAAAATTATGTAGTATTATCTCAACTATGATCAATCTCTAGTAAGTTGCAGTTGCAATGGCAGGTCCTACGTTCCTCGTAACTTTAATCCCTGCTACATTTGTAGGGATCAAGGAGGTGGTGGTCGTGGCGGCAAAATTGTAGAGAAACTGACTCACAATCACTACACTTGGTCCTGCAACAAGCTGATCCCAAGCCTCTTCTGCTTCTCTGCCCTGCTTTTGAAACACTTCGGTGGCATCAAACCTTTGCATATTCCACCCTTTCATGTTTCTAAGCCGATGAATTTTCCCCAGTTGACGACATGCTAATCTGCAGGTGTTTTCCTTCATTTGACTTACTGCTTCTTGGAGTAACATCCCACGTTGTTCTGTGTCTAAAAATGGTTCATTTCTAAGATATTGATCGAACTCTGGTACCCCAATTGCTCTTCTAATCCCCCTTGAGTAATCTGCATTGGGATCAAACATTTTTCTCAGCTCATCCACCATGCCATTTTCAAGCATTTGATCAACTCTTTTTGAAACAAATGAGTGGAGCACAGGCATTGACGCATCCACCCAGAGGAAGCAACATTCATACTTTGATCGGAACATGTAGTCGTCATCGTCGACTAAGGCCTCGATGTAGGAATTCGAGCCCCCTACGATGATCGGGAGTCGGCCTCGTCCCAAACTCGACTCGATGGCAAGTGATGCCTTATCAATGAAGTTTGTGACAGGGAAATCTGCATTGGGATTTAGTATCCCTAGCAGATGGTGTGGCACCCCACGTTGCTCTTCCTCGGTTACTTTATTGGTGACTATGTCAAGTCCCTCGTACACTTGCATTTTGTCGGAGTTGATGATTTCTGCCGGAAAATGGGTGGCGAGATTGATGGAAAGTCTTGACTTGCCGGTTCCGGTTGCTCCCATTACAATGATTACCTTTTCTCTGTGTCTACGAGGATTGAAGACATCCATTTTCAGCATACCAGATGAGAAATTATCTAATAGTGTTTGTGTTAATTGCTTGCACATGAACATGGACAACCCCATGATGAAGAACCTActgaaagaaattagaaaaaaaaaaaaaaaaaaaacaacaacaacattaaaattgtattagaatttatca from Juglans microcarpa x Juglans regia isolate MS1-56 chromosome 4S, Jm3101_v1.0, whole genome shotgun sequence carries:
- the LOC121261844 gene encoding adenylate isopentenyltransferase 3, chloroplastic-like; this translates as MGLSMFMCKQLTQTLLDNFSSGMLKMDVFNPRRHREKVIIVMGATGTGKSRLSINLATHFPAEIINSDKMQVYEGLDIVTNKVTEEEQRGVPHHLLGILNPNADFPVTNFIDKASLAIESSLGRGRLPIIVGGSNSYIEALVDDDDYMFRSKYECCFLWVDASMPVLHSFVSKRVDQMLENGMVDELRKMFDPNADYSRGIRRAIGVPEFDQYLRNEPFLDTEQRGMLLQEAVSQMKENTCRLACRQLGKIHRLRNMKGWNMQRFDATEVFQKQGREAEEAWDQLVAGPSVVIVSQFLYNFAATTTTSLIPTNVAGIKVTRNVGPAIATATY